From a region of the Acinetobacter larvae genome:
- the dusA gene encoding tRNA dihydrouridine(20/20a) synthase DusA — MKNLQTIDNKRDVRISVAPMMDWTTADFRFFARLFNPNIILYTEMVTTGAILFGDAARHLDFNQEEHPIVLQLGGSNPQQLAECSKMAQDWGYDEINLNVGCPSDRVQNNKIGACLMAEPELVAECIAAMQHAVDLPVSVKHRIGIDHMQSYEEMLHFVDTVAATGCRNFIVHARIALLQGLSPKENRDVPPLRYEDVYRLKRERPALCIEINGGIKSLAETKQHLAHVDGVMIGREAYHNPYLLAELGQLWGLANVDRYAIMEKMLPYIEQRLAQGAPLSIITRHILGLFQNLPGARKWRQALSGGNAKQLADVQQALENIQLAMQRTEAYIAAQPHHTASS; from the coding sequence ATGAAAAATCTTCAAACCATTGATAATAAAAGAGATGTGCGCATCAGCGTTGCCCCGATGATGGACTGGACTACGGCAGATTTTCGTTTCTTCGCGCGACTATTTAATCCCAACATTATTTTATATACCGAGATGGTCACGACTGGCGCAATTTTATTTGGTGATGCTGCACGCCATCTAGATTTTAATCAGGAAGAACACCCGATTGTGCTACAACTTGGTGGCTCCAATCCACAGCAATTAGCCGAATGCAGTAAAATGGCGCAAGACTGGGGCTATGATGAAATTAACCTCAATGTAGGCTGTCCTAGTGATCGCGTGCAAAATAACAAAATCGGTGCTTGTCTGATGGCAGAACCGGAACTGGTGGCAGAATGTATTGCCGCGATGCAACACGCTGTAGATCTTCCAGTCAGTGTGAAACACCGCATCGGTATCGATCACATGCAGTCTTATGAAGAAATGCTACATTTTGTCGACACCGTTGCCGCAACGGGCTGTCGTAACTTTATTGTGCATGCTCGTATAGCGCTACTACAAGGTTTATCTCCCAAAGAAAACCGTGATGTCCCACCATTACGATATGAAGATGTTTATCGCCTAAAAAGAGAACGCCCAGCACTTTGTATTGAAATCAATGGTGGTATTAAGAGCTTGGCAGAAACCAAGCAACACTTAGCACATGTCGATGGCGTGATGATTGGGCGTGAAGCTTATCATAACCCTTATCTCTTAGCTGAATTGGGTCAACTTTGGGGATTAGCAAACGTAGACCGTTATGCGATCATGGAAAAAATGTTGCCCTATATCGAACAACGTTTGGCACAAGGGGCACCGTTGTCGATTATCACACGACATATTTTAGGTTTATTTCAAAACCTGCCTGGTGCACGTAAATGGCGTCAAGCACTCAGTGGTGGCAATGCAAAACAGTTAGCCGATGTACAACAAGCACTGGAGAATATTCAATTGGCGATGCAACGCACTGAAGCATATATTGCCGCACAGCCCCATCACACCGCATCATCATGA
- a CDS encoding lysophospholipid acyltransferase family protein, which translates to MTILPALRYLPLSVLRAAAQAVAWWLKRSPHKSMLWKTRVNIALAYPERTDQQQEQLARQSIEEQCLSYVESLKCWAMPAAWSVAQIRHVEHLERLTTALKNPNGALIITPHLGVWEMMNAWVHQYGTPTILYKPMQNPHINAFVLQARQRLHAQLVATDASGVKALFKTLKQGGFGVILPDHVPQPSGGIDAAFFGVETLSSTLASKMAQKTRCALIGLSCFRREDGQGFDVYCDALNDAALYDSDLQTATTALNHAIEHMIVRNAASYMWGYKRFKHIAAHDDVYALEIEHIRQWRRKLL; encoded by the coding sequence ATGACAATACTGCCAGCACTACGCTATCTCCCCTTAAGTGTGTTACGTGCTGCTGCACAAGCCGTTGCGTGGTGGCTTAAACGCTCTCCCCACAAAAGTATGCTCTGGAAAACGCGCGTCAATATTGCATTAGCCTACCCTGAACGAACCGACCAACAACAAGAGCAATTGGCTCGACAAAGTATAGAAGAACAATGTCTATCTTATGTTGAATCACTAAAATGCTGGGCTATGCCAGCAGCATGGAGTGTGGCGCAAATTCGCCATGTAGAACACTTAGAGCGGCTCACCACGGCGCTGAAAAACCCCAATGGTGCGCTGATTATTACCCCACACTTGGGCGTTTGGGAAATGATGAATGCTTGGGTACATCAATATGGCACCCCCACCATTTTATATAAGCCGATGCAAAACCCTCACATCAACGCCTTTGTGCTGCAAGCACGACAACGTCTTCATGCACAATTGGTTGCTACCGATGCATCCGGTGTAAAAGCATTATTTAAGACCTTAAAACAAGGTGGCTTTGGCGTTATTTTGCCAGACCATGTGCCGCAGCCTTCCGGGGGGATTGACGCCGCATTTTTTGGCGTAGAAACCCTAAGTAGTACGCTTGCCAGCAAAATGGCACAAAAAACACGCTGCGCCCTGATTGGCTTGAGTTGCTTTCGTCGTGAGGATGGTCAGGGCTTTGATGTGTATTGTGATGCTTTGAATGATGCCGCACTGTATGACAGCGACTTACAGACTGCCACCACGGCACTCAATCATGCGATAGAACACATGATCGTACGCAATGCTGCCAGCTATATGTGGGGTTATAAACGCTTTAAGCACATCGCCGCACACGATGATGTCTATGCCCTAGAGATTGAGCATATTCGGCAATGGCGGCGGAAGCTATTGTAG
- the ilvC gene encoding ketol-acid reductoisomerase: MQIFYDKDCDISIIQGKKVAIIGYGSQGHAHALNLKDSGVDVTVGLREGSASWKKAENAGLQVTNVADAVKQADLVMILTPDEFQSELYRDVIEPNIKQGATLAFAHGFSVLYNQVVPRKDLDVIMIAPKAPGHTVRSEFQRGSGVPDLIAVHQDASGNARNVALSYASGVGGGRTGIIETSFREETETDLFGEQAVLCGGAVELVKMGFETLVEAGYSPEMAYFECLHELKLIVDLMFEGGIADMNYSVSNNAEYGEYVTGTEVINAQSREAMRHALKRIQSGEYAKMFIQEGALNYPSMTARRRQNAEHGIEVTGAKLRAMMPWIQANKIVDKEKN; this comes from the coding sequence ATGCAAATTTTTTATGACAAAGACTGTGATATATCTATCATCCAAGGCAAAAAAGTAGCCATCATTGGTTATGGTTCACAAGGGCATGCACATGCGCTTAACCTGAAAGATTCAGGTGTAGATGTAACAGTTGGTCTCCGTGAAGGTTCGGCATCTTGGAAAAAAGCAGAAAATGCAGGTCTACAAGTGACTAATGTTGCAGATGCTGTGAAACAAGCTGATTTGGTTATGATCTTAACCCCAGATGAGTTCCAATCTGAGTTGTATCGTGACGTGATTGAGCCCAATATCAAACAAGGCGCAACATTAGCATTTGCCCATGGTTTCTCAGTACTTTATAACCAAGTTGTACCACGTAAAGACTTAGATGTGATCATGATTGCACCTAAAGCACCGGGTCATACCGTGCGTTCAGAATTCCAACGTGGTTCTGGTGTACCTGACTTAATCGCAGTACATCAAGATGCGTCAGGAAATGCACGTAATGTTGCATTGTCTTATGCTTCAGGTGTTGGCGGTGGACGTACTGGTATTATCGAAACCTCTTTCCGTGAAGAAACTGAAACGGACTTATTTGGTGAGCAAGCGGTTCTTTGTGGTGGCGCAGTTGAATTGGTGAAAATGGGCTTCGAAACTTTGGTTGAAGCGGGTTATTCACCAGAAATGGCTTATTTCGAATGCTTACATGAACTTAAATTGATCGTAGACCTCATGTTTGAAGGCGGAATCGCAGACATGAACTACTCTGTTTCAAACAACGCAGAGTATGGTGAATACGTAACGGGTACTGAAGTGATCAACGCGCAATCACGTGAAGCGATGCGTCATGCCTTGAAACGTATCCAATCTGGCGAATATGCAAAAATGTTCATTCAAGAAGGTGCATTGAACTATCCTTCAATGACTGCACGTCGTCGTCAAAATGCCGAGCATGGTATTGAAGTGACTGGCGCTAAACTCCGCGCCATGATGCCTTGGATTCAAGCCAACAAGATTGTTGACAAAGAGAAAAACTAA
- the ilvN gene encoding acetolactate synthase small subunit produces MRHIISVLVENESGALSRLVGLFSQRGYNIETLNVAPTEDATLSRLTLTTYGDDHKIEQITKQLNKLVEVVKVVDLSEGPHIERELMLIKVKASGVARDEIKRTSDIFRGQIVDVTPTTYTIQITGTTEKVDAFIDAIAENTILEVVRSGVSGIARGEKVLTI; encoded by the coding sequence ATGAGACATATAATCTCGGTTTTGGTTGAAAACGAATCTGGCGCGCTATCACGTTTGGTCGGGCTATTTTCACAACGTGGCTATAACATTGAAACGCTCAATGTTGCACCCACCGAAGATGCCACGCTATCGCGTTTGACCCTGACCACTTATGGTGATGACCATAAGATTGAACAAATTACCAAGCAACTCAATAAACTGGTTGAAGTGGTTAAGGTGGTGGACTTATCTGAAGGTCCGCATATCGAGCGCGAGTTGATGTTGATTAAAGTCAAAGCATCTGGCGTAGCGCGTGATGAAATCAAACGCACTTCCGATATTTTTCGTGGTCAGATTGTCGATGTTACCCCGACCACCTATACCATTCAGATTACAGGGACGACTGAAAAAGTTGATGCATTTATTGATGCGATTGCGGAAAACACCATTCTCGAAGTGGTGCGTTCTGGGGTATCCGGTATCGCACGTGGCGAAAAAGTACTGACCATCTAA